A genomic segment from Chrysemys picta bellii isolate R12L10 chromosome 11, ASM1138683v2, whole genome shotgun sequence encodes:
- the LOC135974331 gene encoding uncharacterized protein LOC135974331, which produces MESSQDRKRAPAWTEREVRDLLAIWGDEAVIAELRSSKRNGKVLEKISKAMKDRGHNRDTQQCRVKIKELRQAYHKAREANGRSGAEPQTCRYYAELHAILGGAATTTPTVCYDSLTGETHREDGSGNEEDDDDGGTVGSSQQQGSGETGFPNSQDMFVTLDLEPVTPELTQDPQGTQETSAANVSPSQRLVNIRKRKRRTRDEMFTELQMSAQADRAQQNAWRQSMTEMRKAQYEREERWRAESREEQSKWRAEDDRWRQLADRRQEAMLRLLEHQTDMLERMVELQERQQEQRPPLQPLCNQQPSSPSSIASSPRRPRTRWGGLRPPSHSTPDDRPSIRRLAFNKS; this is translated from the exons atggagtcctcccaggatcgcaaaagagctccagcatggaccgaacgggaggtacgagatctgctcgccatatggggagatgaagcagtgatagctgaactccgtagcagtaaaagaaatggaaaagtattagaaaagatctccaaggccatgaaggaccgaggccataacagggacacacagcagtgccgcgtgaaaattaaggagctacggcaagcttaccacaaagccagagaagcaaacggaaggtccggggcagagccgcaaacttgccgctactacgcggagctgcatgcgatcctagggggtgcagccaccactaccccaaccgtgtgctatgactctctcactggagaaacacacagggaagacggttcggggaacgaggaggatgatgacgatggaggtactgtaggtagctcacagcagcaaggaagcggagaaaccggtttccccaacagccaggatatgtttgtgaccctggacctggaaccagtaacccccgaactcacccaagaccctcagggcacacaggagacctctg ctgcaaatgtttctccttcgcagaggctcgtgaacattagaaagagaaaacgtaggacgagggacgagatgttcacggagctgcagatgtccgcccaggctgatagagcacagcagaatgcgtggaggcagtcaatgacggagatgagaaaagcccaatatgaacgagaggagaggtggcgggctgaatcgcgggaagaacagagcaagtggcgggctgaagacgataggtggcgtcagcttgcagacagacggcaagaggcaatgctccgtctgctggagcatcaaactgatatgctcgagcgtatggttgagttgcaggaaaggcagcaggagcagagaccgccgctacagcccctgtgtaaccaacagccctcctccccaagttccatagcctcctcacccagacgcccaagaacacggtgggggggcctccgtccacccagtcactccaccccagatgatcgcccaagcatcagaaggctggccttcaataagagttaa